From the genome of Cuculus canorus isolate bCucCan1 unplaced genomic scaffold, bCucCan1.pri scaffold_88_arrow_ctg1, whole genome shotgun sequence:
CTGGCAGAGTcttcccagggcagtggtggagtccgCATCTGTGGAGGGCTTCAAAACCCATCCTGCTGGCCATGAGCCAGCCTGTGCAGGGATCATGGGAGACCTGCGAGTGAGTGGCacaggctgggagggagcttGGGCAGCGCTGCTGGGCTTCACTGGAGGATGCTCGCTTCCCAACAGCTTCATCAACCCTATGTGGTTCCTTCCCCAACCCCACGCGGTCGCTGCCGTTCCTCACCAGCACCCAGGCTGCGGGCACAGCTCCCCTAAGGGGCTAAAGCAGAGACAGGGGTGGATGCCTGCACACCCCACAGGGTTCCCTGGCTCTGCGCTCCATGCAGCGATGCCGCGTGGGGAGAGAAGTTGCCCGACCTTCTGCCCAAACAGCATCAATGCCTCGAGCAGGACAGTAATGAGTTTCTGGTTCCCACAGGACCTGCGGACTCCGGCCCTTGGATTACTATGGCTATGGCTCAGCGCGTGTTGTTGGGGGCAGAGATGCCCAGCCAGGAGCCTGGCCATGGATTGTGAGCGTGCAGAAGGTCCGCGAGACGCACATCTCACACGTGTGTGGAGGGTCCATCATCCACCCCCAGTGGGTGCTGTCGGCAGCCCACTGCTTCGTTGATGCCCAgtaaggaggagcagggaacaggGAGATCCCCAAAACCCCGGCACAGGCCCAGTGTGCAGCATCACGGGCAACTCCCAGCCCGGTTCCTTGCAGTGCACCCAGAAAAAGGCTGGGGTGGTGCCACTGCATCCCAGATGCCTCCATCTCCACAGTCCTTGTGGCTCAGGCATGTTGGGGCATAGATGCCCTAGAAGCTTTCCTCGCTCCCTTGGGAAGCAGGaggcaaggagctgctgggctgctccagcGCGTGCCTCTGCTCCCTCTCACCCCTCTCGCCATCTGCCTTCCAGGAATGTCCCAGCGTGGCGCGTGGTGGCCGGTACCACCTCCTTAACTGCTATGGGCCCAGAGGCACAAGTGCGCTACGTCAGACAGATCATCATTCATGAAGACTACGATAACACCACTCAGGCGAATGACATCGCCTTGATGGAACTGTACGAGCCTTTCCGGTGCGGCCCCTACGTGCAGCTCGCCTGTGTGCCTGACTTCTCACTGCAACTCTGGCAGCTGAGAAACTGCTACGTTAGCGGCTGGGGGGTCACCACGGCCAGATGTGAGTTCCCCAAAAGCATTTCTATCCTGGGTGCAAGCTGGGAACTCTGGTCAGATGGGCTGGGCGTCCtgacagcagaggcaggagccaACGTCAGTCTGCAGAGTCATCTGTGTCTGGGGAGATGGGAATGAGCTGTCAGCCAGAGCAGGGTGGAAGGGAACACCACGATGCCTCTGTGGACGCAAAGCCAAGCCCTAGGGAAGGGAGGACGGgaactggcagcagctgccggGTGCTCATTCCTGTCTTGTCCACAGCTGGAGGACTACCCCCGGCGCTGCAGGAGGCCAAGGTCCCCCTCATTGACATTCAAGTCTGCAACAGCAGCGGGTGGTACCGTGGGGACATCCACCCCCACAACCTGTGTGCAGGCTATCCGCAAGGCGGCATCGACACCTGCCAGGTAGGAGCATGATCCCagtcctgccccagcagcaccggcagccctggcacagctgcccCAACCTACCCCGGTGCCTGGTTCACCCAGCAAGTCCCCCTCCCACTGCTCCAACTGCTTCTCCATGCTCAGCGTCCAGCCTGTCCCACAGCCCTGTGACTCTgcccttaaagcccatcccacGTTCTCAACAGCCCATAGGTCCAGGCGCCAATCCTGgaacatccctctgccccacagccagggtccctgggcagagaggaaagagagccCTGCCTTATAgtcccacagccacctcctcAACCATGTTCTGTCGGCTCCAGAGCCAGAGCAGAGCCTTTCTGTGCAGGGAACACAGCTCTGGCTTctgctgggagagagcaggagccagccctggTGCTGAcagagcccccagcaccccctgaatcctctctccttctttgcAGGGGGACAGCGGGGGTCCTCTGGTCTGCCAAGATTCCTATGCTGACCGCTTCTGGCTGGTGGGATTGACCAGCTTTGGAgcaggctgtgccagagcccgTCGTCCCGGGGTCTACACTTCCACACGGCACTTCCGTGACTGGATCCTCACCCAGATGATGCGGCGCTCAGTTAAAGCAGCCACTGCAACGCAACGCTTCTGGAGCCACTTTCTCACTACCTCGAACCCTGTTGAGATGCCCCAAACAACGGAGCCAAGTTattccagctcctgcctgtATCCACTCAACAAGCTGGTGGACTTCTTCACTAAGGTGCAGGAGTATCTGCAGGTCCTGAAAGGCGGAAGCACCTGAGAACAGGTGGAAGAGGATGCAGGGCAGGCTGCATGGGGCCACAACCACGTCCTTCTGGGGTAATGCCTGCTGCTCCAAAGGCAGCCTCAGGGGCCCAGACCTACTTGATCCTGCCCTCATGCTTCAAATTGCCCATCCATGCCTACGGCAGATGGTTCTGTTTGCTTAGGATTCTGTTGCTGGTCTATTCTCTGTCTGAGAATAAAGAGTTTTCGCAGCAAACTCTGCTTCAGCCTCCTTCTGTCTCCTGGGCCAGGCAAGGACTCCAGGCCTGGTCCCTGCACAAGGAAAGGAGGGCACAAAGGTAAAGACTCACTCCAAAGGGTGAACCCATGCCTGGtgtgagaggagggagagagtgCAGCGGAAGGGAATAGCGGTCCCAGGGGCTGGAGGtcttcagagaatcacagagtggtttgggttggaagggacctcaaagaggACTCAGTTCCAACACCCTACAGATGCTTTTGAGCTGTGTCTGGAACAGCACCTCACTCCTTCAAACCCCGGCCCCAATTTAACACCTCCATTAAATGGTCAACACATCACATCATTTCCTCAAACCGGTCAACATACAGTGCATTTGACATGGCTCGGACAGATCCACCCAGTATGGCACCTTCATTAAAACCATTTGCAGTGCACGAGACTGTCCCGGGATGGTTGAAATGGATTAAAAACACCTACAGGAACAGATCTCAAAGTGCATAAAACAGGAAAGCATAAAGAAGCACATCAGAACCTTGCACTGCAACCTAAATTCAATGAGGCAAGAGGGGGAACGAGGCGAGGTGGGATAAGGAAAGAGAGGGGGCTATACAAAAAGTtgttactattacaaaaagtggaatattttaattaattaagatCATCCAAGTAGCTGGattttttgaaagtcagacagaacATCCCTCTGATAGCACGGAGTTTGATAACATGTTTTTTCACATAGTATTTTTCCAGGCACTTTTCTGTCTTGAGCAAagcatgatctgtgctgaacagatgtgtttttctctctattcagctctgtttgcagtctttccctaTCTCAAACAGAGATGGAGAGCTGCAGTCAGCTCCCAATTAGCAATAGATTAGACTGTTGTGAaattcataacaacattaaaatgaatCCTTATAAAGTAATAGAACATGCATGAGATTTCTTGGAAAATGTATACATAGGCATGTAAGTGGGAAGTATCTTCTGTAATCAGCATTTGTCTCACTGAACGTGACTGACGGGGATcgctccctcgtgttgcccaggcctgataaaggatgcctgctttctaaaacccccaaacaagTCCTAGAGAGTTTATTTGTCAGCACTTTGGGTGTCAGGGGGgtgagggcagagagggaagaCGTGAGAGAGGCGGGATGATGAAGGTAGACGGTGGGGATGAAGGCAGCTGGGGGAAAATGTGGGCACAGAGGGGGGATGAAAGCAGagagggggctgggggagacTAGGGTGGGATGAAGGCAGATGGGGGTCGGGGAATGAAGCGAGAGAGGGGGGACACAAGGCTGGGGGGGTGTGAGGCAAGAGACGGGGGATGAAAGTAGCAGACAGGGCTAGGAGAGGGCAgaggtgaggggaaagggggcAGAGGTGCAGCTGAAGGTCAGAGGTGAAGgcaaagaggggagaaaggcaAAGAAGGGCGAGAGATACAAGGGCCAAGATGCAAAGGGTGGAAGAAAAGAGGTGAGAGAGGGCGAGGGCAGATGACAGAAGGCGGGACGAGGGCAGAGAGAAGGGGGGATGAGGGCACAGAAAAAAGGGGACCGGGGCAGAAAAAGGGGGCGACCAGTGCAGAAATGGGGGGAGGGGtggcagggaagagagagggaggagcaaagtcagagagaaaaggggaCGAGGGCAGAGAGGGTGGCCGGGCCCCTCGCCCCGTCCTTCCCCCGGCTCCTCCCGCCCCAGGGCGCCCCCGGGCCGCGCCGCGAGGGGCTGCAGACGGGGGAACTGCTGTACAAGTCGGTGAAGCGCAGCCCGCGGGCCGCCAGCCGGTCCAGGCACGGCGCGGCGGAGGACGGGTGCCCGTAACAACGCAGGTCCCCGAAGCCCAGGCTGTccgccagcagcagcactccgcaggccagcagccccagcagccccagcgccGAGGGCAGGAACCAGCCCCGAGGCCTCATGCCGCGGCCCGAACGAACGCGCTCCGACCCGGCCCGAGCACCGCGGGACCCGGAAACGCCGGAGGGGAAGCGGCGAATCCGACTTCCGGTGCGGGGCCCGCGAGTGCCGCGGGGCACGCCGGGAGCTGTAGTTCGCAAAGTGATCCGGCAGCTATGGAGCACGGCTGCGCGCGGGGTGCGCCGCAAGGCATGGCGGGAGTTGTAGTCCGCCACAGCATTCGGCAGCCATTGAGACGGCCAGGagggaaattaaaatagattaaaacacattaaaatagaACTCTGCAGGTTACAAAATGTACCGAAGACAACTTCTCCAGCAGCCTTTCCTCTTTTActcttgaaacaaagaaatttatgCTCAATAATTTAGCTCTTAAGTCAGGTACACTTCATTCAGCACTGGAGAAGACTCGGGATTTGCCCTCAGCCTGCTTCTACtcaacagtgatttcagagaactttatgTACTCAGAAGTGTCTTCATAGTCCTAATTTTTTGACAGAATGACAAGACACTTTAGTCCTGGAACCTCATTGCATACCCTCGGGGATAAAACTAATCCCATCCAGAGACCTTAAAGCTTGGCCACACCTGCGCAGTTAATCTTGAAGACTGTGGGCAACAACAAGGTAAGGGTTGTAATCATTATCTTAGAAGCACAGAaacatggaatagtttgggttggaagcgaccttaaggatcatccagttccaacccccctgccatgggcagggacacctcccactggatcaggctgcccaaggccccatccagcctggccttgaacacctccagggatggggcagccacaacttccctgggcaacctgggccagggcctcatcaccgtcatggtgaagaaattcttctgtatATCAAGACTAAATCTGACACTCTCCAGTTTAACCCcatcccccctcgtcctatcatagaatcatagaatcatagaatcatagaatcaccaggttggaaaggacccactggatcattgagtccaaccattcctaacactcccttaaaccatgtccctaagcacttcatcaacccgttccttaaacacctccagggaaggtgactcaaccacctccatgggcagcctgatccagtgcccaatgactctttctgtgaagattttttttctgatattcagcctgaacctcccctggcggagctttaggccattcccccttgtcctgtcctcagtcacttgggagaagaggccagctccctcctctccacaacctcctttcaggtactatagagagtaataaggtctcccctcagcctcctcttctccaggctaaacaaccccagctctctcagccgctcctcataagacttattctccaaCCACCTCACCAGCTTCAacgctcttctctggacacgctccagagcctcagcatccttcttgtggtgagggactcagaactgaacaccgtatttgaggtgcggtctcaccagtgccgagtacagaaggagaataacctccctggacctgctggtgaccacatttctgatacaagccaagatgccattggccttcttggccacctgggcacactgctggctcatgtttagtcggctgtcaaccaacagccccaggtccttctcttccaggcagctttctagccagacttctcctaatctgtagcactgcacagggttgttgtgccccaagtgcaggacccggcatttggccttgttaaacctcatgccattggtctcagcccagcggtccagcctgttcaaatccctTCGCAGAGCCTCCgcaccctccagcagatccaagCTTCCACCCcgcttagtgtcatctgcaaacttgctgagggtgcactcaatgccttcatccaggtcattgataaagacattgaacagggctggacccagtactgagccctgaggaaccccacttgtaactggcctccagctggagttaactccatttaccaccactctctgggcccaggCGTTCAACTAGTTTTCAactcaggagagtgtgtgcccatccaggccagaggctgatagtttctgaagcagaatactgcgagaaactgtgtcaaaggctttatcaaagtccaagaagactacatccacagcctttcccccatccagtaggGAAAGTCCACCTGGGTTCTCAACCACATCTTATCCAGGAGCCTCAGGGCGACACCACAGATCGTCACTGGAGAGAGTGGCACTGGGGGTTTCATGCTCCTTTCACGGGACATTCACCTTCCTATATTTATAGCCAAAGCTCTGATGTGTGGAAGAGCAGGGGGAATGGGTCAGGTCAGTGCTGTGCCCTGGTTGCTCTGCCCTGGGAAGGTCTTTGCCGGCTTCTTCCACCCTGCGCTGCTCCCCGTGTCGGCTGCAGAGCTGGTTGGAGCTGAGCTTAGAGCTGGTGTGAGTTTATGGAGTGCTTCCTTCTGAAATCTCCAAACTCGTGTTTTTTTGGATGAGAATGGTGCACACATCCAGTAACTACACGATGGTCCTTTATGGAAGAGGGAGATGAGGGCCATGGACTGATTCCGCGTTTGAACTTTGTTCTCCCTCATTTGGATCAGAAGAAGTAGATTGGAATATTGCACAGAGATGcactcttctgtttctttacagACGTGTCTGTAGGTAAAAGTTTTCCAGCTTCCTGGCTGAGTCGCAGGGCTGATGCATACGAAGGTCATATGTGTACATCACAGCTTTTCACTCCCTTTGGGAGCTGCCACCTCAAAGCCTCTACGAGAGCGCGGCCTCTCCTGTGGTGTGAGATACCCTCTCCTTGGTATCCCCTCCTGAGGTGTCCTCCCACGTCTAGTGGGACAcgtccctggccatggcagggggtttggaagtagatgatctttaaggtcccttccaacacaatccattctaggattctgtgagtctatgaatTCTACTGATCAGAGCATGGTGAGAAGTTGCAGATGAAACAGCACACACAGCACTGTGATCCCAACCACCCATGGGCGCCCACCCTGCCCTCACCCTGGGGATCACGCGCCGTCACGTCAGGTGGGGCTGTGGTTGCCGGGCTGCATTGTGAGGTCACAGACGCACTAAGCCACTTATGgaggtgctgtgctgtgccaagGGCACCGCTCTGGCAGTGCcggcagcagcggcagcagcagcagcagcagcagcagcatggcgCAGGCACGGGGGGCTGTGAGCTCCACCAGCCTCATTATCCTCTTCCTCTTGGTGGTTCTCGGAGCGTGGGATGTCCAGGCTGCTCCGTGGCGAGCGCAGGGATCAGGTGTGTGGGCAGGCAAGGGCTGGCACCCAGCCCCGGGCAGCGTGGGGCTGTGCCCAGTGCTCCTTGGGGTGGCAGCGGGACTGGGGTCAggatggggcagggctgggagagcagcGGGGCCGGGCTGGGCTGAGGGAGCCGTGGCAGCTCCACTGCAGGGTCCCGGGAAGAAGTGCATCACAGCATCTCATGGAAATGGGATGGATTCCAGTGGTGCCCATAGGCAAAGGCCACCGGGGTTCTCAGCCCCATCTTATCCAGGAGCCTCAGGGCGACACCACAGATCGTCACTGGAGTGAGTGGCACTGGGGTTTCATGATCCTTTCATAGGACATTCACCTTCCTATATTTATAGCCAGTGCTCTGATGtgtggaagagcagagggaacAGGTCGGGTCAGTGCTGTGCCCTGGTTGCTCTGTCCTGGGAAGGTCTTTGTCAGCCTCTCCCACCCTGTGCTGCTCCCCGTGTcggctgcagagctgtttggGGCTGAGTTTAGAGCTGGTGTGAGTTTAGGGAGTGCGGTCTTCTGAAAACTCCAaacctggggttttttttgatgggAATGGTCCACACACCCAGTAACCGCACGATGGTCCTGTGTGGAAGGGAGAGGCGAGGAACATGGAGTGATCCCAGGATTGAACTTTGTACACCTCCATTGGGATTGGAAGAAGTAGACTGGAATATTTCACGGGAGatgctctctctctttctttacagaTGTGAATGTAGGCAATGGGTCTCCACGTTCCGGACTGAGCCGCAGCGCTGATGGACACGCGAATCATATGGGTATGTCAATGGCTTTTCTCTCCATTTGGGAGCTGTCAGCTCAAAACCCCCATGGGGACGTGGCCTTTCCTATACGTGTGAGACTATAGACCTGCATGGCGTGTACCATCCCAAGGCGTGATCCCCTCACGTCCTGTGGTTCAGCTGTGAGGGATCACAGGCCCTGATGGGAACTTCTGATGGGGCTTTGGGTGTAGACGTGGCTCCACATTCTCAGCTGGATCCTGTGCTGGAGCCCATTGGGCATCCGAGGGGTGGTTGTCGCTCTTGGCTGTCTGACATTgtcctcatgaggttcaacaaggccaagtgcaaggtcctacacctgccTTCgagcaatccatggtttcaatagaggatggggaatgatgtgattgagagcagccctgcagagaagggcttgggggtgccGGTCGATGAGAAGTTCGACATGAGacggcaatgtgtgctcacagccctgaaggccaatcgtgtcctgggccgcatcaaaagaagcgtggccaccagctcaagggaggggattctgccttGGTCTTACTTTCTTGTGCCCTGGTTGCTCTGCCCTGGGAATGTCTTTGTCTGCCTCTCCCACCCTGCGCTGCTCCTCATTGCAGTTGGGGCTGAGCTTAGAGCTGGTATGAGCTCCGTGGGGTCCTCTCTACTGACAGGTCTaaacctggattttttttttcatcagcatAGTGCACATATCCAGTAACCAAACGATGCCCATGTGAGAAAGGGAGAGATGAGGGCCATGGAGTGATTCCGCATTTGAACCTTGTTCTCCCTCATTTGCATTGG
Proteins encoded in this window:
- the LOC128850827 gene encoding LOW QUALITY PROTEIN: acrosin-like (The sequence of the model RefSeq protein was modified relative to this genomic sequence to represent the inferred CDS: deleted 2 bases in 1 codon; substituted 1 base at 1 genomic stop codon), with amino-acid sequence SGSHRTCGLRPLDYYGYGSARVVGGRDAQPGAWPWIVSVQKVRETHISHVCGGSIIHPQWVLSAAHCFVDAQXGSREQGDPQNPGTGPVCSITGNSQPGSLQCTQKKAGVVPLHPRCLHLHSPCGSGMLGHRCPRSFPRSLGKQEARSCWAAPARASAPSHPSRHLPSRNVPAWRVVAGTTSLTAMGPEAQVRYVRQIIIHEDYDNTTQANDIALMELYEPFRCGPYVQLACVPDFSLQLWQLRNCYVSGWGVTTARSGGLPPALQEAKVPLIDIQVCNSSGWYRGDIHPHNLCAGYPQGGIDTCQGDSGGPLVCQDSYADRFWLVGLTSFGAGCARARRPGVYTSTRHFRDWILTQMMRRSVKAATATQRFWSHFLTTSNPVEMPQTTEPSYSSSCLYPLNKLVDFFTKVQEYLQVLKGGST